One genomic window of Vidua macroura isolate BioBank_ID:100142 chromosome 16, ASM2450914v1, whole genome shotgun sequence includes the following:
- the PERCC1 gene encoding protein PERCC1 gives MAAGVIQPLAELRLPSPFPHGLLLPTHPEPDFPDLSEEEEEEEEEEEEDVEAVEESVRPELASVSSTAETTLRLLKFSEHISCDIQRYFGRRGREEAASSHPVPQDCGSPQSAEAVPEVVAPRGSPGATHRLGPLAELFEYGVHRCLPARAAGGKTQRLERKYGHITPMHRRKLPPSFWKEPGPGPASLLHTGTPDFSDLLANWTVEPGPELPGTGRELLARPGLEAEPFAGL, from the coding sequence ATGGCTGCGGGTGTCATCCAGCCCCTGGCCGAGCTGCGGCTGCCCTCGCCCTTCCCGCACGgcctcctgctgcccacgcaCCCTGAGCCCGACTTCCCCGACCTCtccgaggaggaggaagaggaagaggaggaagaggaggaggacgTGGAAGCAGTGGAGGAGAGCGTGAGGCCGGAGCTGGCCAGCGTCTCCAGCACTGCCGAGACCACCCTGCGTCTCCTCAAGTTTTCGGAGCACATCAGCTGCGACATCCAGCGCTACTtcgggcggcggggccgggaggaggctgccagcagccaccCCGTGCCCCAGGACTGCGGCTCGCCCCAGAGCGCTGAGGCTGTGCCCGAGGTCGTGGCCCCGCGGGGCAGCCCGGGGGCCACACACAGGCTGGGGCCGCTGGCCGAGCTCTTTGAGTACGGCGTGCACCGGTGCCTGCCCGCACGGGCGGCCGGCGGCAAGACACAGCGGCTGGAGAGGAAGTACGGCCACATCACCCCCATGCACCGCAGGAAGCTGCCGCCCTCCTTCTGGAAAGAGCCGGGCCCAGGCCCCGCCAGCCTCCTCCACACTGGCACCCCTGACTTCAGCGACCTCCTGGCCAACTGGACAGTGGAGCCAGGGCCAGAGCTGCCGGGCACCGggcgggagctgctggctcgcccggggctggaggcagagccCTTTGCTGGGCTGTGA
- the LUC7L gene encoding putative RNA-binding protein Luc7-like 1 isoform X1 produces the protein MSAQAQMRALLDQLMGTARDGDETRQRVKFTDDRVCKSHLLDCCPHDILAGTRMDLGECTKIHDLALRADYEIASKERDLFFELDAMDHLESFIAECDRRTELAKKRLAETQEEISAEVSAKAEKVHELNEDIGKLLAKAEQLGAEGNVDESQKILMEVEKVRAKKKEAEEEYRNSMPASSFQQQKLRVCEVCSAYLGLHDNDRRLADHFGGKLHLGFIQIREKLDQLRKTVAEKQEKRNQDRLRRREEREREERMGRRSGSRNRDRRRSRSRERRRRRSRSASRERRKSRSRSRDRHRRHRSRSRSHSRGHRRGSRDRSSKHKSSRDRSSREKSRDRERKEKSSSERRHESTNGKSRSKRSEEREAGEI, from the exons ATGTCGGCCCAGGCACAGATGCGGGCCCTGCTGGACCAGCTCATGGGCACGGCCCGGGACG GAGATGAAACCAGACAAAGGGTGAAGTTTACAGACGATCGTGTGTGCAAGAGTCACCTTCTGGATTGCTGTCCCCACGATATCCTGGCTGGAACA CGAATGGACCTGGGAGAATGTACAAAGATCCATGACTTGGCTCTGCGAGCAGATTATGAGATTGCAAGTAAAGAGAGAGACCTGTTTTTTGAGCTGGAT GCGATGGATCACCTGGAATCCTTCATTGCAGAGTGTGACAGGAGAACAGAACTGGCCAAGAAACGCCTGGCTGAGACACAGGAAGAGATCAGTGCTGAAGTGTCTGCAAAG GCAGAGAAAGTCCATGAGCTGAATGAAGATATTGGAAAACTCCTAGCTAAAGCTGAacagctgggagctgaaggAAATGTTGATGAGTCTCAAAAGATCCTGATGGAAGTGGAGAAAGTCCgagcaaaaaagaaagaggcagaG GAAGAATACCGAAATTCAATGCCTGCATCCagtttccagcagcagaagctgcgTGTGTGTGAAGTCTGTTCAGCATATCTAGGTCTCCATGACAACGACCGGCGTCTTGCTGACCACTTTGGAGGCAAATTACACTTGGGTTTCATTCAGATTCGTGAGAAACTGGATCAGCTGAGG aaaacagtggcagaaaagcaagagaagagaAACCAGGATCGTTTGAGAcggagagaggagagagaacgAGAGGAGAGGATGGGCAGACG GTCTGGATCAAGAAATAGAGATCGTCGAAG ATCACGGTCTCGGGAGCGGAGGCGGAGACGCTCCAGATCAGCCTCCCGGGAACGGCGGAAGTCTCGCTCCCGCTCCCGGGACCGGCACAGGCGCCACCGGAGCCGTTCCCGCAGCCACAGCAGAGGTCACCGCCGGGGCTCCAGAGACAGGAGTTCAAAACACAA ATCTTCTAGAGATCGATCTTCAAGAGAAAAGTCCCgagacagagagaggaaagagaagagctCTTCTGAGAGGCGGCACGAGAGCACAAATGGCAAATCTCGTTCCAAGAGGTCAGAAGAGAGAGAAGCTGGCGAGATCTGA
- the LUC7L gene encoding putative RNA-binding protein Luc7-like 1 isoform X3 has product MDLGECTKIHDLALRADYEIASKERDLFFELDAMDHLESFIAECDRRTELAKKRLAETQEEISAEVSAKAEKVHELNEDIGKLLAKAEQLGAEGNVDESQKILMEVEKVRAKKKEAEEEYRNSMPASSFQQQKLRVCEVCSAYLGLHDNDRRLADHFGGKLHLGFIQIREKLDQLRKTVAEKQEKRNQDRLRRREEREREERMGRRSGSRNRDRRRSRSRERRRRRSRSASRERRKSRSRSRDRHRRHRSRSRSHSRGHRRGSRDRSSKHKSSRDRSSREKSRDRERKEKSSSERRHESTNGKSRSKRSEEREAGEI; this is encoded by the exons ATGGACCTGGGAGAATGTACAAAGATCCATGACTTGGCTCTGCGAGCAGATTATGAGATTGCAAGTAAAGAGAGAGACCTGTTTTTTGAGCTGGAT GCGATGGATCACCTGGAATCCTTCATTGCAGAGTGTGACAGGAGAACAGAACTGGCCAAGAAACGCCTGGCTGAGACACAGGAAGAGATCAGTGCTGAAGTGTCTGCAAAG GCAGAGAAAGTCCATGAGCTGAATGAAGATATTGGAAAACTCCTAGCTAAAGCTGAacagctgggagctgaaggAAATGTTGATGAGTCTCAAAAGATCCTGATGGAAGTGGAGAAAGTCCgagcaaaaaagaaagaggcagaG GAAGAATACCGAAATTCAATGCCTGCATCCagtttccagcagcagaagctgcgTGTGTGTGAAGTCTGTTCAGCATATCTAGGTCTCCATGACAACGACCGGCGTCTTGCTGACCACTTTGGAGGCAAATTACACTTGGGTTTCATTCAGATTCGTGAGAAACTGGATCAGCTGAGG aaaacagtggcagaaaagcaagagaagagaAACCAGGATCGTTTGAGAcggagagaggagagagaacgAGAGGAGAGGATGGGCAGACG GTCTGGATCAAGAAATAGAGATCGTCGAAG ATCACGGTCTCGGGAGCGGAGGCGGAGACGCTCCAGATCAGCCTCCCGGGAACGGCGGAAGTCTCGCTCCCGCTCCCGGGACCGGCACAGGCGCCACCGGAGCCGTTCCCGCAGCCACAGCAGAGGTCACCGCCGGGGCTCCAGAGACAGGAGTTCAAAACACAA ATCTTCTAGAGATCGATCTTCAAGAGAAAAGTCCCgagacagagagaggaaagagaagagctCTTCTGAGAGGCGGCACGAGAGCACAAATGGCAAATCTCGTTCCAAGAGGTCAGAAGAGAGAGAAGCTGGCGAGATCTGA
- the LUC7L gene encoding putative RNA-binding protein Luc7-like 1 isoform X2 — protein sequence MSAQAQMRALLDQLMGTARDGDETRQRVKFTDDRVCKSHLLDCCPHDILAGTRMDLGECTKIHDLALRADYEIASKERDLFFELDAMDHLESFIAECDRRTELAKKRLAETQEEISAEVSAKAEKVHELNEDIGKLLAKAEQLGAEGNVDESQKILMEVEKVRAKKKEAEEEYRNSMPASSFQQQKLRVCEVCSAYLGLHDNDRRLADHFGGKLHLGFIQIREKLDQLRKTVAEKQEKRNQDRLRRREEREREERMGRRSGSRNRDRRRSRSRERRRRRSRSASRERRKSRSRSRDRHRRHRSRSRSHSRGHRRGSRDRSSKHKKEVWTIRK from the exons ATGTCGGCCCAGGCACAGATGCGGGCCCTGCTGGACCAGCTCATGGGCACGGCCCGGGACG GAGATGAAACCAGACAAAGGGTGAAGTTTACAGACGATCGTGTGTGCAAGAGTCACCTTCTGGATTGCTGTCCCCACGATATCCTGGCTGGAACA CGAATGGACCTGGGAGAATGTACAAAGATCCATGACTTGGCTCTGCGAGCAGATTATGAGATTGCAAGTAAAGAGAGAGACCTGTTTTTTGAGCTGGAT GCGATGGATCACCTGGAATCCTTCATTGCAGAGTGTGACAGGAGAACAGAACTGGCCAAGAAACGCCTGGCTGAGACACAGGAAGAGATCAGTGCTGAAGTGTCTGCAAAG GCAGAGAAAGTCCATGAGCTGAATGAAGATATTGGAAAACTCCTAGCTAAAGCTGAacagctgggagctgaaggAAATGTTGATGAGTCTCAAAAGATCCTGATGGAAGTGGAGAAAGTCCgagcaaaaaagaaagaggcagaG GAAGAATACCGAAATTCAATGCCTGCATCCagtttccagcagcagaagctgcgTGTGTGTGAAGTCTGTTCAGCATATCTAGGTCTCCATGACAACGACCGGCGTCTTGCTGACCACTTTGGAGGCAAATTACACTTGGGTTTCATTCAGATTCGTGAGAAACTGGATCAGCTGAGG aaaacagtggcagaaaagcaagagaagagaAACCAGGATCGTTTGAGAcggagagaggagagagaacgAGAGGAGAGGATGGGCAGACG GTCTGGATCAAGAAATAGAGATCGTCGAAG ATCACGGTCTCGGGAGCGGAGGCGGAGACGCTCCAGATCAGCCTCCCGGGAACGGCGGAAGTCTCGCTCCCGCTCCCGGGACCGGCACAGGCGCCACCGGAGCCGTTCCCGCAGCCACAGCAGAGGTCACCGCCGGGGCTCCAGAGACAGGAGTTCAAAACACAA aaaagaagtttGGACAATTAGGAAGTGA